The nucleotide sequence TGGGCCGGGGCGCCGCTGTTGACCGCCGCACCCACCAGAAACTGCGGTTTACCGGAAAGCTCGACCCCGGCCATGTCCCGACCGGCTTGCAGGCCGCGGATGGCCGCCAGCAGCTCCAGCAGTTGAATGTCGTAGACCGGCCGGGCCTCGTGATGGTCCCCGAAGCTGGGGTCCTCACCACCCACCGCCATCACCCCGCCCACCCCGCAGGCGCTCGCCCCGAGAAGATCCGCCTGCAGGGCGAGCCGGTTGCGGTCGCGGCAGTTGACCTGCATGATCGCATCCATCCCCTTGGCCTGGAGAAGCATGGCGCCGCTGAGGGAGCTCATGCGCATGACCGCGTTGCTCATCTCCGGCACCAGAAAAGCATCCACCGCCCCCTTGACCTTGGTTGCGGCGCCCACCATCGCAGACGCGTCCGCCCCTTTAGGCGGCTCGATCTCGGCGAGCACCACAAAGGTTCCCGCGTCCAGCTTGCGCGCTAACTCCATGGATTTACCTCCTGGGTTGTTTGATGGAACCCCACCTTCCCGATGCCGCCAAACCGGTGGGGTCAAGGTGAACCGCCGGCCACCCCGCAGCCGGGGGCGTCAACCGGCGATGTGTGCCGAGCGAGACCGTCGCCATTTCCCGTCTCATCCCCGGGTTGAGCAAATTGCATACCGGCTGCCGAAAACGGCCCCCGAAACATAAAATTTCAAAT is from Desulfobacteraceae bacterium and encodes:
- a CDS encoding methylenetetrahydrofolate reductase, producing MELARKLDAGTFVVLAEIEPPKGADASAMVGAATKVKGAVDAFLVPEMSNAVMRMSSLSGAMLLQAKGMDAIMQVNCRDRNRLALQADLLGASACGVGGVMAVGGEDPSFGDHHEARPVYDIQLLELLAAIRGLQAGRDMAGVELSGKPQFLVGAAVNSGAPAHELDREVVEMGKKVEAGARFFVTPPVFDLNVLEAFRQRIRRYDVHLIPTVLLLKSLGMARYLQRHMANVSVPGALIQRLQKAPDKVRECTRIAAETMAALREARFSGVLISTLGWEHKLPEILGGMGV